From Ornithorhynchus anatinus isolate Pmale09 chromosome X3, mOrnAna1.pri.v4, whole genome shotgun sequence, the proteins below share one genomic window:
- the ORNANAV1R3026 gene encoding vomeronasal 1 receptor ornAnaV1R3026 isoform X1 encodes MVASDLPLGIMMLLQISIGTSANIFLFLFYTRAVFASHKSSSSDVILAHLVLANTVILLASGIPETVSAWGPSNFLNDVGCKILIYLYRVARGLAICTTCLLSVFQAVTVSPGTSRWAGVKAKLNRGILPSCVLSWVLNMFIDFSTLLYMTGPQNSSRVRIILDLKYCSTVSVGAGITLLNAIGHSLWDLFFVGSMSVASGYMVFVLHRHHRRVRHLHGTGRSPGALPEVRAAKRVVTLVILYVLLYGRQTITLGVMINTKEKSPLLVNVHMVLSFTFSAVSPFLMIHSDRRIRRFWKRESPDSDTNPS; translated from the coding sequence ATGGTCGCCAGTGACCTCCCTTTGGGGATCATGATGCTGCTACAGATCAGCATTGGAACCTCAGCGaacatcttcctcttcctgtttTACACCCGTGCGGTCTTTGCCAGCCACAAGTCCAGCTCCTCCGACGTGATCCTCGCCCACCTGGTCTTGGCCAACACCGTCATCCTCCTCGCCAGCGGAATCCCTGAGACCGTGTCAGCTTGGGGGCCGAGTAATTTCCTGAATGACGTTGGCTGTAAGATCCTCATCTACCTGTACCGAGTAGCCCGGGGTCtcgccatctgcaccacctgcctcctgagcgtcttccaggccgtcaccGTCAGCCCCGGCACCTCCAGGTGGGCGGGGGTCAAAGCCAAATTGAACAGGGGCATCCTCCCCTCCTGTGTTCTCTCTTGGGTCCTCAACATGTTCATAGACTTTTCTACGCTGTTGTACATGACTGGGCCCCAGAACAGCAGCAGGGTTCGAATCATATTGGATCTGAAATATTGCTCCACAGTCAGTGTCGGTGCAGGCATCACCCTGTTAAATGCAATTGGTCATTCCCTCTGGGATCTGTTCTTCGTGGGGTCCATGAGCgtggccagcggctacatggtgtttgtcctgcacagacaccaccggcgGGTCCGGCACCTCCACGGGACCGGACGCTCCCCCGGGGCGTTGCCCGAGGTCCGGGCGGCCAAGAGAGTCGTCACCCTGGTCATCCTCTACGTCCTCCTCTACGGGCGACAGACAATCACGCTAGGCGTTATGATAAACACGAAAGAGAAATCTCCCCTGCTGGTGAACGTCCACATGGTGCTGTCCTTCACCTTCTCAGCCGTCAGTCCCTTCCTGATGATCCACAGCGACAGGAGGATAAGGaggttctggaaaagggaatctccCGATTCTGACACGAATCCCTCGTAG